The DNA window CCGCGAACACCGCGACGGCCACGATCACACCGAGGGCCACCATGACGAGGGTGAGCAGGCGGTTGGCGAAGGCTTCGCCGCCGTCCTCGTCGTTCTTCATCGCGCGCACCAGCTGGGGCACGAAGACCGAGTTCAGCCCGCCGCCGACGGTGAGGATGTAGATCATCGTCGGCAGGGTGTACGCCACGGTGTAGGCATCACCGAGCAGCGCCGCACCCAGCGCCGCGGTGATCACCAGGCTGCGTACGAAACCGGTGAGGCGGGAGACCAGCGTGCCCGCGGCCATCAGCGCGCTCGACTTCAGCACACTGGCCGCGCGGCCTGCGGGCTTCTTGGGCGGGGCGGGGGCCGGAGCCGGCTCGGGGGCGGCCACGGGAGCGGGCTGCCCGGGCGCCTGCTGGTCGCGGTAGAGGTGGGCGAACGCGTCCGCCTGCTCGGGGATCTCCTCGCCGGCCCGGGAGACCAGAGCGTCGACACCGACGAACTCGGTGGTGGCGGCGTTGTCCCCGTACGGCAGCCGGCGCGAGGGACCGTCCGGCTCCGGCGGCGGGGTCTGCGCCCATACGTGCGGGTCCGGCGCGTACTGCGGCGCGGCCGGCTGCTGGTACAGCGGCTGCGGCTCCTGGTAGGTGCCGGGAGGCGGCGGGGGGTGCGAGGCGCGGTCGTAGAGCGCCTCCGTCACCGGGTCCTGCGCGGAGGGGTCCTGGGAGCGGTACGGATCGTGGCTGTAGGCGTCCTGGACGTACGGGTCCGGGGCGGCATAGGGCTCCTGGGCGGACTCGGGATGCTGCGGCGACGGCACATGGCCTGCTGCCGAGGGCTCCGAGGGCACGCCCTGGAAAGGCGCGGTGCCACTCGCGCCCTGTCCACGGTCACCGTCGTACGGCGCGTTCACTGGTGCTCCCCTCGAGCTTCCTGTTCCGGCGAGCTGTGCCCCGCTGCGTGTACGGCCGGGGATCCGGGGACTGTCCCCCGGTTGGACGCTGCATCGCAACCCCACCTCATCGTCCCCGGCCGACCGGCCACGGCGTAGCTCAACGGTCCACTTTCTCACCCGCGCCGGACGGGTTGCCGCTTTCGGGACCGGTGTCCGGTGTCGGGTCACTCGGCTGCTCGGCGTCGTCACCCTCGCCACCGCACTCGCCGTCGCCCCTGTCGGCGGCCTCACGGGCCGCCGCGCGCTTGCGCTGGGTGTACATCCTGACGCCCGCGAGGACCAGCAGCAGCACACCGCCGGCGATCACGAGCATCACGGTCGGGGTGAATTCGTTCACGTCGACCGTGAACTCCATCTGACGGCCGTACGGCGTGCCGTCCTCGGTGTAGAGCTGCGCGGTCACCGGTACCGGGCCGTTGGCGTTGGCGGTGGCCGTGAACTTCACCGACTGGCTGTGACCCCCCGTGACCTTCACCGGGCGCTCGGCGATGCTCTGGTCCCCGTCCAGCTTGAGACGGGTCGGCTTGGTGGATGTGAGCCGCAGCACGAGGTTCTCGACGCCCTGCACCAGCTGGTTCTGGACCGTCACCGGCACGGTCGCGCTGCGCCCCGAGAGGGTCGCGTCGGACTTCTGGATGAGCTGGACCTCGTCGGTGAGGCTCTCGAGGTAGCTCTGCACGCCGTCGCGGTACTTCTGGGCCGGGCGCTCGCTGCCCCGCCAGGACGTCGACATCGCCCGGTTGACCGCGTTGCCGAAGGGGGTCACCACCCGGTCGGGTGCGGTGAGGATCACCTTGAAGTTGTCGAGGGTGTCCTGCGTGGCCTTGATGTCCTGGAACGCCTTGGCCGGAAGCTCCCGCTTGCTGAGTGAGCGGGGGTACGAGCCCGCGCCCGGCACGTCGGTCGTGGCACGGGCGTCGGGCCTGGCCTTCGAGGCGGCCACCAGGTCCAGCGGCTGCGACCAGCGCTGGGCGTCGAGGCTGTGCAGGGCGCTCGCCATCGACTGCGCCTGGCCGGCGGACGGCAGGCGCTGCGGGGCGACCACGACGCTGCGCTGCTTCTCCTCGTCCTGGAGAGTCACCGCCAAGGTCTGCGCGAGGAACCTCTGTATGGCCAGGGTGGAGTCCCCGGCGCTCGACATGTCGCCCTCGAAGGCCGTGGAGAGCCTGGCGTCGGCGACCACGGCGGTGGTGCCGCCGCCGATCGGCCGGGCGGCGGTGGGCGTGTACGACAGACCGCCCGTCTCGGGGAGGCTGTCGCTGCGGGCGATCACGTTGTGGGCGCCGGCCGATGTGGCGACGTCGACGACCGACGGGTCGACGGCGCCGTTCACCGGCCAGGCGAAGTCGGTGGTCGGCTCTGTCTGGAGGATCGACTTCACCGCGGTCGCCGCGACATCGGTCGCGCGCCGCAGGTGACTGAGGGAGCCGGGGACGTGCTTGCCGCGGTGTGCCAGCGAGGCGAGGTCGGGGTCGGCGAACGGCAGCGCGACGACCTTGCGGCCGTCGACGGCCTTCTGGAGATCGCTCAGCCACTGGTTGGCCACGGTCTGGTACTTGCCCGCGACGGTCGTTTCGCCGTCCTGCGACTTGACCTGGTAGCTCTGCGTCATGGCGTTGACCGTGGCGAGCAGGTCCGGGTCGACCACCCAGGTCACCGGCAGCTCGTTGCCGAGCGAGACCAGCTGGTTCAGCCGCCCGCCAGGGGCGAGCTCCGCGCCGAGGTTGTCGTTCTCGAAGACCGGTGTCTGCTGCTCGTCGGAGCCCGTCTCGGCCGTGAGATGCGTGGAGGAGATCAGCGGCCACAGGTAGGTGAGCTGGGTCTTCTTCTCCGTGGCGTCGGGCTGCCAGGGGAGGAAGGTCTTCTGGATGCCGAGCGTCTGCTCGTACGGACGGCTCGGCGTCTGCCCCGACAGGGACACCCCGAGCTGGTAGACCCCCTGGTCGTCCAGCTCCAGCTTGTCGACCGGCACCGTGATGCTGAAGTCCTCACTGATCCCGGACGGGATCCTGGAGAACTTCTTCGTGAACTTTCCGCCGAGCTCGGCGGGGTCCCGGATGTCCACGTCCTGGCTGCGCTGGTCCGCCGCGTCGATCGCCGTCCGGCCGGACAGCCGCGGCCCCACACTGAGGCCGACGTGCGCGTCGGTGACGGTTTCCTTGCCCCGGTTGGTGACCGTGCCGGAGACGGTGACCTTGTCACCCTCCACCGGGGCGCCGGGGGTCAGCGCGTCCAGGGACACATCAACCGTGCGCGACGGGGTGATGTCCTCGGTGGCGTGCGCGGACGCGGCCCCGGGGACACACAGAAGGCCCGCCGCCAGCGGGGCGCCCGCGAGCAGCCCCGCCGCGCGCCGCAGCCACCGGCGGGCAGGTGAGGGAACCATCCCCTGAAAGTCTGCCGCCTCGGCCACGCCCACGCCCGTCCCTAGTCTTCGTCTGCTGTCGGTGTTGGTGTTGGTTGTCGGTTCTTGC is part of the Streptomyces agglomeratus genome and encodes:
- a CDS encoding DUF6049 family protein encodes the protein MAEAADFQGMVPSPARRWLRRAAGLLAGAPLAAGLLCVPGAASAHATEDITPSRTVDVSLDALTPGAPVEGDKVTVSGTVTNRGKETVTDAHVGLSVGPRLSGRTAIDAADQRSQDVDIRDPAELGGKFTKKFSRIPSGISEDFSITVPVDKLELDDQGVYQLGVSLSGQTPSRPYEQTLGIQKTFLPWQPDATEKKTQLTYLWPLISSTHLTAETGSDEQQTPVFENDNLGAELAPGGRLNQLVSLGNELPVTWVVDPDLLATVNAMTQSYQVKSQDGETTVAGKYQTVANQWLSDLQKAVDGRKVVALPFADPDLASLAHRGKHVPGSLSHLRRATDVAATAVKSILQTEPTTDFAWPVNGAVDPSVVDVATSAGAHNVIARSDSLPETGGLSYTPTAARPIGGGTTAVVADARLSTAFEGDMSSAGDSTLAIQRFLAQTLAVTLQDEEKQRSVVVAPQRLPSAGQAQSMASALHSLDAQRWSQPLDLVAASKARPDARATTDVPGAGSYPRSLSKRELPAKAFQDIKATQDTLDNFKVILTAPDRVVTPFGNAVNRAMSTSWRGSERPAQKYRDGVQSYLESLTDEVQLIQKSDATLSGRSATVPVTVQNQLVQGVENLVLRLTSTKPTRLKLDGDQSIAERPVKVTGGHSQSVKFTATANANGPVPVTAQLYTEDGTPYGRQMEFTVDVNEFTPTVMLVIAGGVLLLVLAGVRMYTQRKRAAAREAADRGDGECGGEGDDAEQPSDPTPDTGPESGNPSGAGEKVDR